A window of Apium graveolens cultivar Ventura chromosome 8, ASM990537v1, whole genome shotgun sequence contains these coding sequences:
- the LOC141680228 gene encoding uncharacterized protein LOC141680228 — MSRMLQQMPSYAKFMKGFLSRKLKLEESETIALTEECSAVLQQKLPPKLKDPGSFTISCTIGELSFDKCLCDLGASINLMSLSIFRKLVLPDPKPTNMSLQLAIQSITYLRGTCQILIDVQKGELTIRVQHRDVTFNIFNAMKFPTYEDECYKLELVHSVVNSELDQLLRPDTLERALIGKSDSEDEKGVEQLQFLNASS; from the exons ATGTCCCGGATGTTACAGCAGATgccgagctatgctaagttcatgaagggttTTCTATCTCGGAAGTTGAAGCTTGAGGAGTCAGAAaccattgctctaacggaagagtgcagtgcggTGTTGCAACAGAAACTGCCTCCtaaacttaaagatccaggaagcttcacgataTCATGCACCATTGGCGAGTTATCTttcgacaagtgtttgtgtgacttgggagctagcatcaatctgatgtcatTGTCTATCTTCAGGAAACTTGttctgcctgatccaaaacctacaAACATGTCCTTACAACTGGCTATTCAATCCATCACTTATCTGCGAG gTACATGCCAAATTTTGATCGATGTGCAAAAGGGAGAACTTACAATAAGGGTTCAGCATCGGGATGTCACTTTTAATATCTTCAACGCAATGAAATTCCCCACATATGAAGATGAGTGCTATAAACTAGAGCTGGTCCACTCTGTAGTGAATTCGgagcttgatcaattgctaaggccGGATACCTTGGAGAGAGCCTTAATAGGGAAATCTGATAGTGAAGACGAAAAAGGGGTTGAGCAACTTCAGTTTTTGAATGCATCTTCGTAG